One genomic segment of Stigmatopora argus isolate UIUO_Sarg chromosome 18, RoL_Sarg_1.0, whole genome shotgun sequence includes these proteins:
- the fshr gene encoding follicle-stimulating hormone receptor — protein MMLFRMMTMMVVIIVKVQMTSCCQRAEMLSYVVHASESDIPANIANDTQCLEAEKTKIRTIRAGAFAVLQNLRKVKIVKNHALKSISASAFSGLPHLKDVYISQNGALDYIGELAFSDLPELTHLTIATSKHLTFIHRNAFKNLKKLEFLMISNTGIATFPHFSELHSSSNYLMLDLHDNSRLQEVPANAFNGVCTRIIRDINLVRNGIKTVASDAFNGTRMYRLSLKANRQLSHIHPNAFAGSSELVTLEISGTALSTLPDAILGGLKVLIAKSASHMKKLPPQQAFARLENATVTYPSHCCVIRALIRNSSMHPLCSQPEFRDDPVFRRDHCLGVHEAVCSPAPDAFNLCEDIMGDAPQRALIWVVSVLALLGNVVVLLVLLGSASKLTVPRFLMCHLAFADLCMGVYLLVIAIMDTMTRGHYHNHAIDWQTGLGCEAAGFFTVFSSELSVYTLTAITLERWHTITHALRLDRKFRLRHACAVMTAGWIFSSLAALMPVLGVSSYSKVSICLPMDVESTWSQAYVVSLLLLNIVAFACVCTCYLSIYLAVRHPSAAPARADTRVAQRMAVLVFTDFLCMAPISFFAVSAALKQPLITLTDAKLLLVLFYPINSCANPFLYAFFTRAFRRDLVLLAARFGLCRARAHGYRADSSSCQQPPWALPKPLGAGLMAAGRGGR, from the exons ATGATGCTCTTcaggatgatgacgatgatggtGGTCATAATTGTGAAGGTCCAGATGACGAGTTGCTGCCAACGAGCCGAGATGTTGAGTTACGTCGTCCATGCGTCAGAGAGCGACATCCCCGCTAATATTGCCAATGATACACAATGCCT GGAGGCAGAGAAGACCAAAATCCGAACAATCCGTGCCGGTGCATTTGCTGTTCTTCAGAATCTGAGGAAAGT gAAAATTGTGAAAAACCACGCGCTGAAAAGCATCTCCGCCTCAGCTTTCTCCGGCCTTCCTCATCTGAAAGACGT TTACATCTCACAAAACGGCGCATTGGACTACATCGGAGAGTTGGCTTTTTCAGATCTCCCTGAACTCACGCACCT GACCATCGCCACGTCCAAACACCTGACGTTCATCCACAGAAATGCCTTCAAGAATCTTAAAAAGCTAGAATTTCT aATGATCTCCAACACGGGGATCGCGACCTTCCCGCATTTCTCCGAATTGCACTCGAGTTCTAACTACTTAATGCT CGACCTGCACGACAACAGCCGCCTACAGGAAGTGCCCGCCAACGCTTTCAACGGCGTCTGCACGCGAATCATCAGGGACAT AAATCTGGTGAGGAACGGCATCAAGACGGTGGCAAGCGACGCTTTCAACGGCACCAGGATGTACAGATT GTCTCTGAAGGCCAACCGGCAACTGAGTCACATCCATCCTAACGCCTTCGCTGGTTCCAGTGAGTTGGTCACACT CGAAATTTCGGGGACGGCGTTGAGCACTCTGCCGGACGCCATCCTGGGTGGCCTTAAGGTTCTCATCGCGAAATCAGCATCGCACATGAAGAAGCTTCCTCCTCAACAAGCCTTCGCCAGGCTGGAAAATGCCACGGTCACGTACCCTTCGCACTGCTGCGTCATTCGAGCCCTGATCAGAAACAG TTCCATGCACCCACTGTGCTCGCAGCCGGAGTTCCGCGACGATCCCGTATTCCGCCGGGATCACTGCTTGGGGGTCCACGAGGCCGTGTGCAGCCCGGCCCCCGACGCCTTCAATCTCTGCGAGGATATCATGGGCGACGCCCCGCAGCGGGCCCTCATCTGGGTGGTGTCCGTGCTGGCTCTGCTGGGAAACGTGGTGGTGCTCCTGGTTTTGTTAG GCAGCGCGTCCAAGTTGACAGTGCCACGCTTCCTCATGTGTCACCTGGCGTTCGCCGACCTGTGTATGGGCGTGTACCTGCTGGTCATCGCCATCATGGACACGATGACCCGGGGACACTACCACAACCACGCCATCGACTGGCAGACGGGCTTGGGATGCGAGGCCGCTGGCTTCTTCACT GTGTTTTCCAGCGAGCTGTCGGTGTACACGCTGACGGCCATCACGCTAGAACGCTGGCACACCATCACGCACGCGCTGCGTCTGGACCGCAAGTTCCGTCTCAGGCACGCTTGCGCCGTCATGACGGCCGGGTGGATCTTCTCCAGCCTCGCCGCCCTCATGCCGGTACTGGGCGTCAGTAGCTACAGCAAG GTGAGCATCTGCCTGCCAATGGACGTGGAGTCGACGTGGTCTCAAGCGTACGTGGTGTCCTTGCTTCTACTCAACATTGTGGCCTTTGCCTGCGTGTGCACCTGCTACTTGAGCATCTACCTGGCGGTGCGCCACCCGTCGGCCGCGCCGGCTCGCGCCGACACCCGTGTGGCGCAGCGCATGGCCGTGCTGGTGTTCACCGACTTCCTGTGTATGGCACCCATCTCCTTCTTCGCCGTGTCGGCGGCGCTCAAGCAACCGCTAATCACTCTGACGGACGCCAAACTGCTCCTGGTGCTCTTCTACCCCATCAACTCCTGCGCCAACCCTTTCCTCTACGCCTTTTTCACACGCGCCTTCCGCCGCGACTTGGTCCTGCTGGCCGCACGTTTCGGCCTATGCAGAGCACGCGCCCACGGTTACCGTGCCGATAGCTCATCGTGCCAGCAGCCGCCGTGGGCCTTGCCCAAGCCCCTTGGCGCGGGCTTGATGGCGGCCGGGCGTGGGGGCAGATGA